A stretch of Prunus dulcis chromosome 6, ALMONDv2, whole genome shotgun sequence DNA encodes these proteins:
- the LOC117630995 gene encoding ATP-dependent zinc metalloprotease FTSH 10, mitochondrial-like isoform X1 has product MVFSSIGRSLSHSARSKFKRNVISGTYNGRTTFLHETVPLGNACISGVDGELGLLRGYLTYNGAGKQLVSNTYLSNFKSFLTNPRIRRFFSSRGHEKKNYENYYPKNKKEIPKGDGQKSGSKEGSNAGDQGNPREFFIPWHQIIGPIMFLGFVFTSILLNPQQAKEISFQEFKNKLLEPGLVDHIEVANKSVAKVYVRSSPHDRKQSGDDAVKGPADGSSTGGNTTQYKYYFNIGSVESFEEKLEEAQEALGFDRHDFVPVIYVSQINWFQELMRYGPTALLLGALWFMSRKMPSIGGPGGKGGRGIFNIGKAQITKLDKNAKNKVFFKDVAGCDEAKQEIMEFVHFLKNPKKYEELGAKIPKGALLVGPPGTGKTLLAKATAGESRVPFLSISGSDFMEMFVGVGPSRVRSLFQEARQCAPSIIFIDEIDAIGRARGRGGFSGGHDERESTLNQLLVEMDGFGTTAGVVVLAGTNRPDILDKALLRPGRFDRQITIDKPDIKGRNQIFQIYLNKLKLDLEPSYYSERLAALTPGFAGADIANVCNEAALIAARNESPKITMKHFEAAIDRVIGGLEKKNKVVSKLERRTVAYHESGHAVAGWFLEHAEPLLKVTIVPRGTAALGFAQYVPNENLLMTKEQLFDMTCMTLGGRAAEQVLLGKISTGAQNDLEKVTKMTYAQVAVYGFSDKVGLLSFPQRDDAFEMAKPYSSKTGAIIDSEVREWVAKAYVRTIELIEEHKEQIGQIAELLLEKEVLHQDDLVRVLGERPFKSNEPTNYDRFKEGFQEEDKEPKETTEGGNVDDGRSPPIQPDVVPA; this is encoded by the exons ATGGTTTTCTCAAGCATCGGACGCTCGCTTTCCCACTCGGCTCGTTCTAAATTCAAAAGA AACGTGATTTCGGGTACTTACAACGGAAGGACTACATTTCTGCACGAAACGGTGCCACTCGGAAATGCGTGCATTTCAGGCGTTGATGGCGAGCTAGGGCTTCTGAGGGGATATTTGACTTATAATGGAGCTGGGAAGCAGCTCGTCTCTAATACGTACTTGTCGAATTTTAAGTCTTTTCTCACAAACCCTAGAATTCGTCGCTTCTTCTCCAGCCGAGGGCACGAGAAGAAAA ATTATGAAAATTATTatccaaaaaataagaaggaaATTCCAAAAGGGGATGGGCAGAAATCCGGGTCCAAAG AGGGCTCAAATGCAGGTGATCAGGGGAATCcccgggaattttttattcctTGGCATCAGATTATCGGTCCCATTATGTTCCTTGGCTTTGTTTTCACATCAATATTACTTAATCCTCAACAAGCGAAGGAG ATAAGTTTCcaagaatttaaaaacaaactaCTTGAACCTGGGTTGGTGGATCACATTGAAGTTGCAAACAAATCAGTTGCGAAAGTGTATGTAAGGAGCTCCCCACATGATAGGAAACAGAGTGGCGATGATGCTGTAAAGGGACCTGCTGATGGTTCTTCCACAGGAGGAAATACAACCCagtataaatattattttaacatAGGGAGTGTTGAATCTTTTGAGGAAAAGTTGGAGGAAGCCCAAGAAGCTTTAGGGTTTGACCGTCATGATTTTGTTCCTGTAATTTATGTATCCCAAATAAATTGGTTCCAAGAGTTGATGAGGTATGGGCCAACGGCGTTGCTTCTGGGAGCCCTTTGGTTTATGAGCCGAAAAATGCCTAGCATTGGTGGTCCAGGTGGAAAAGGTGGCCGAGGAATATTCAATATAGGGAAAGCGCAGATCACAAAATTGGATAAGAATGCCAAAAACAAG gttttttttaaagatgtAGCTGGCTGTGATGAGGCTAAGCAAGAAATAATGGAGTTTGTGCACTTTCTAAAGAATCCTAAGAAATACGAGGAGTTGGGAGCAAAAATTCCAAAAGGTGCTCTTCTTGTTGGCCCTCCTGGAACAGGAAAGACGCTTCTTGCAAAGGCAACTGCAGGTGAATCTAGGGTGCCTTTTCTATCTATATCTGGTTCAGATTTTATGGAAATGTTTGTTGGTGTTGGGCCATCAAGGGTTCGAAGCTTATTTCAAGAGGCAAGACAGTGCGCACCCAGTATAATATTTATTGATGAGATTGATGCAATTGGCCGAGCTAGAGGGCGTGGAGGCTTTTCAGGTGGCCATGACGAGCGTGAAAGTACTCTCAATCAATTACTTGTGGAAATGGATGGATTTGGAACCACTGCTGGAGTTGTTGTACTTGCTGGCACCAATAGGCCAGATATTCTAGATAAAGCACTCTTGAGGCCTGGTCGGTTTGACCGTCAAATTACTATTGATAAACCAGACATCAAAGGTCGTAACCagatttttcaaatatatCTGAACAAGCTCAAGTTGGATTTGGAACCATCATATTACTCAGAGAGACTTGCTGCTCTCACTCCTGGATTTGCTGGAGCAGACATAGCAAATGTCTGCAACGAAGCTGCCTTGATTGCTGCAAGGAATGAGAGCCCAAAGATCACCATGAAACATTTTGAGGCAGCTATAGACAGGGTGATAGGTGGTctagagaagaagaacaag GTAGTAAGCAAGCTGGAAAGACGGACTGTTGCTTACCATGAATCTGGTCATGCTGTTGCTGGTTGGTTCCTGGAACATGCAGAACCTTTGCTTAAAGTAACTATTGTTCCGCGTGGTACTGCAGCACTGGGGTTTGCTCAGTATGTTCCCAATGAAAATCTTCTTATGACCAAAGAGCAGCTCTTTGACATGACATGCATGACCCTTGGTGGTCGAGCTGCTGAGCAG GTATTGTTGGGGAAGATTTCTACTGGAGCACAGAATGACTTGGagaaagtgaccaaaatgacTTATGCCCAAGTTGCAGTGTATGGCTTCAGCGACAAGGTGggtcttctttcttttcctcaaAGGGATGATGCATTTGAGATGGCCAAGCCCTACAGCAGCAAGACCGGTGCAATAATCGACAGTGAAGTTAGAGAATGGGTGGCCAAAGCATATGTCCGCACCATTGAGCTGATAGAGGAGCACAAAGAGCAAATAGGACAGATCGCAGAGCTGTTGCTGGAAAAGGAGGTCCTTCACCAAGATGACTTGGTTCGAGTATTGGGAGAGCGCCCATTTAAGTCAAACGAGCCCACAAACTATGACAGATTCAAGGAAGGGTTCCAAGAAGAAGATAAGGAGCCTAAAGAGACCACTGAGGGTGGGAATGTGGACGATGGTCGGTCGCCACCCATTCAACCAGATGTTGTGCCTGCATAG
- the LOC117632142 gene encoding probable WRKY transcription factor 49 isoform X2, whose product MEDAMGATWSDGSEEELVRELLDNETPFFVLPEEALQSQMSVSNEDSVVNRFIPTVYSGPTIKDIETALSVTTGTIQPQELSPARLSTLERGLSKVEHKYTLKIKSCDNGAMADDGYKWRKYGQKSIKNSPNPRCTNPRCSAKKQVERSSEDPDTLIITYEGLHLHFAYPFFPLNNQAQNTSPPMKKPRNKTSQPRTEDREHEAQESPRSITPDPDPDLQPGPFPDQHQEFVEKEPSTQGLLQDVVPFMIRNPNPSSASSNSSCSSYQSSPTSPSSLSWATSYFDVGFNHSCG is encoded by the exons ATGGAGGACGCAATGGGTGCCACGTGGTCCGACGGGTCGGAGGAAGAGCTTGTGAGAGAGCTTCTGGACAATGAAACACCATTCTTTGTGCTACCAGAGGAGGCTCTACAATCCCAGATGAGTGTTTCCAATGAAGATAGTGTTGTTAATCGGTTCATCCCGACCGTCTATTCTGGTCCAACAATCAAAGATATCGAGACTGCTTTGTCTGTCACCACTGGAACAATTCAACCCCAAGAACTTTCACCGGCTAG GCTCTCAACACTGGAAAGGGGTTTGAGCAAAGTTGAGCATAAGTACACTCTGAAGATTAAAAGCTGTGACAATGGAGCAATGGCTGATGATGGCTATAAATGGAGGAAGTACGGGCAGAAATCCATTAAGAATAGCCCAAATCCTAG GTGCACAAACCCAAGGTGCAGTGCTAAGAAGCAAGTTGAGAGGTCCAGTGAGGACCCAGACACACTCATCATCACCTATGAAGGGCTCCACTTACACTTTGCCTACCCATTTTTCCCACTCAACAACCAGGCCCAGAACACCAGCCCACCTATGAAGAAGCCTAGGAACAAAACCTCACAGCCACGCACAGAAGACCGTGAACATGAAGCCCAAGAGAGCCCGCGAAGCATTACCCCTGACCCGGACCCGGATCTGCAGCCCGGCCCATTCCCCGACCAACATCAAGAATTTGTTGAAAAAGAGCCGAGCACACAAGGGTTGCTTCAAGATGTGGTGCCATTTATGATTAGGAACCCTAATCCATCAAGTGCTTCTTCAAATTCTTCTTGTTCCTCCTACCAGTCGTCTCCAACATCTCCTTCTTCTCTATCATGGGCTACTTCGTATTTCGATGTTGGTTTTAATCATAGCTGTGGATGA
- the LOC117632142 gene encoding probable WRKY transcription factor 49 isoform X1 has product MEDAMGATWSDGSEEELVRELLDNETPFFVLPEEALQSQMSVSNEDSVVNRFIPTVYSGPTIKDIETALSVTTGTIQPQELSPARLSTLERGLSKVEHKYTLKIKSCDNGAMADDGYKWRKYGQKSIKNSPNPRSYYRCTNPRCSAKKQVERSSEDPDTLIITYEGLHLHFAYPFFPLNNQAQNTSPPMKKPRNKTSQPRTEDREHEAQESPRSITPDPDPDLQPGPFPDQHQEFVEKEPSTQGLLQDVVPFMIRNPNPSSASSNSSCSSYQSSPTSPSSLSWATSYFDVGFNHSCG; this is encoded by the exons ATGGAGGACGCAATGGGTGCCACGTGGTCCGACGGGTCGGAGGAAGAGCTTGTGAGAGAGCTTCTGGACAATGAAACACCATTCTTTGTGCTACCAGAGGAGGCTCTACAATCCCAGATGAGTGTTTCCAATGAAGATAGTGTTGTTAATCGGTTCATCCCGACCGTCTATTCTGGTCCAACAATCAAAGATATCGAGACTGCTTTGTCTGTCACCACTGGAACAATTCAACCCCAAGAACTTTCACCGGCTAG GCTCTCAACACTGGAAAGGGGTTTGAGCAAAGTTGAGCATAAGTACACTCTGAAGATTAAAAGCTGTGACAATGGAGCAATGGCTGATGATGGCTATAAATGGAGGAAGTACGGGCAGAAATCCATTAAGAATAGCCCAAATCCTAG gagCTATTACAGGTGCACAAACCCAAGGTGCAGTGCTAAGAAGCAAGTTGAGAGGTCCAGTGAGGACCCAGACACACTCATCATCACCTATGAAGGGCTCCACTTACACTTTGCCTACCCATTTTTCCCACTCAACAACCAGGCCCAGAACACCAGCCCACCTATGAAGAAGCCTAGGAACAAAACCTCACAGCCACGCACAGAAGACCGTGAACATGAAGCCCAAGAGAGCCCGCGAAGCATTACCCCTGACCCGGACCCGGATCTGCAGCCCGGCCCATTCCCCGACCAACATCAAGAATTTGTTGAAAAAGAGCCGAGCACACAAGGGTTGCTTCAAGATGTGGTGCCATTTATGATTAGGAACCCTAATCCATCAAGTGCTTCTTCAAATTCTTCTTGTTCCTCCTACCAGTCGTCTCCAACATCTCCTTCTTCTCTATCATGGGCTACTTCGTATTTCGATGTTGGTTTTAATCATAGCTGTGGATGA
- the LOC117630995 gene encoding ATP-dependent zinc metalloprotease FTSH 10, mitochondrial-like isoform X2 — MVFSSIGRSLSHSARSKFKRNVISGTYNGRTTFLHETVPLGNACISGVDGELGLLRGYLTYNGAGKQLVSNTYLSNFKSFLTNPRIRRFFSSRGHEKKNYENYYPKNKKEIPKGDGQKSGSKEGSNAGDQGNPREFFIPWHQIIGPIMFLGFVFTSILLNPQQAKEISFQEFKNKLLEPGLVDHIEVANKSVAKVYVRSSPHDRKQSGDDAVKGPADGSSTGGNTTQYKYYFNIGSVESFEEKLEEAQEALGFDRHDFVPVIYVSQINWFQELMRYGPTALLLGALWFMSRKMPSIGGPGGKGGRGIFNIGKAQITKLDKNAKNKVFFKDVAGCDEAKQEIMEFVHFLKNPKKYEELGAKIPKGALLVGPPGTGKTLLAKATAGESRVPFLSISGSDFMEMFVGVGPSRVRSLFQEARQCAPSIIFIDEIDAIGRARGRGGFSGGHDERESTLNQLLVEMDGFGTTAGVVVLAGTNRPDILDKALLRPGRFDRQITIDKPDIKGRNQIFQIYLNKLKLDLEPSYYSERLAALTPGFAGADIANVCNEAALIAARNESPKITMKHFEAAIDRVIGGLEKKNKVVSKLERRTVAYHESGHAVAGWFLEHAEPLLKVTIVPRGTAALGFAQYVPNENLLMTKEQLFDMTCMTLGGRAAEQVLLGKISTGAQNDLEKVTKMTYAQVAVYGFSDKVGLLSFPQRDDAFEMAKPYSSKTGAIIDSEVREWVAKAYAHSTRCCACIVD, encoded by the exons ATGGTTTTCTCAAGCATCGGACGCTCGCTTTCCCACTCGGCTCGTTCTAAATTCAAAAGA AACGTGATTTCGGGTACTTACAACGGAAGGACTACATTTCTGCACGAAACGGTGCCACTCGGAAATGCGTGCATTTCAGGCGTTGATGGCGAGCTAGGGCTTCTGAGGGGATATTTGACTTATAATGGAGCTGGGAAGCAGCTCGTCTCTAATACGTACTTGTCGAATTTTAAGTCTTTTCTCACAAACCCTAGAATTCGTCGCTTCTTCTCCAGCCGAGGGCACGAGAAGAAAA ATTATGAAAATTATTatccaaaaaataagaaggaaATTCCAAAAGGGGATGGGCAGAAATCCGGGTCCAAAG AGGGCTCAAATGCAGGTGATCAGGGGAATCcccgggaattttttattcctTGGCATCAGATTATCGGTCCCATTATGTTCCTTGGCTTTGTTTTCACATCAATATTACTTAATCCTCAACAAGCGAAGGAG ATAAGTTTCcaagaatttaaaaacaaactaCTTGAACCTGGGTTGGTGGATCACATTGAAGTTGCAAACAAATCAGTTGCGAAAGTGTATGTAAGGAGCTCCCCACATGATAGGAAACAGAGTGGCGATGATGCTGTAAAGGGACCTGCTGATGGTTCTTCCACAGGAGGAAATACAACCCagtataaatattattttaacatAGGGAGTGTTGAATCTTTTGAGGAAAAGTTGGAGGAAGCCCAAGAAGCTTTAGGGTTTGACCGTCATGATTTTGTTCCTGTAATTTATGTATCCCAAATAAATTGGTTCCAAGAGTTGATGAGGTATGGGCCAACGGCGTTGCTTCTGGGAGCCCTTTGGTTTATGAGCCGAAAAATGCCTAGCATTGGTGGTCCAGGTGGAAAAGGTGGCCGAGGAATATTCAATATAGGGAAAGCGCAGATCACAAAATTGGATAAGAATGCCAAAAACAAG gttttttttaaagatgtAGCTGGCTGTGATGAGGCTAAGCAAGAAATAATGGAGTTTGTGCACTTTCTAAAGAATCCTAAGAAATACGAGGAGTTGGGAGCAAAAATTCCAAAAGGTGCTCTTCTTGTTGGCCCTCCTGGAACAGGAAAGACGCTTCTTGCAAAGGCAACTGCAGGTGAATCTAGGGTGCCTTTTCTATCTATATCTGGTTCAGATTTTATGGAAATGTTTGTTGGTGTTGGGCCATCAAGGGTTCGAAGCTTATTTCAAGAGGCAAGACAGTGCGCACCCAGTATAATATTTATTGATGAGATTGATGCAATTGGCCGAGCTAGAGGGCGTGGAGGCTTTTCAGGTGGCCATGACGAGCGTGAAAGTACTCTCAATCAATTACTTGTGGAAATGGATGGATTTGGAACCACTGCTGGAGTTGTTGTACTTGCTGGCACCAATAGGCCAGATATTCTAGATAAAGCACTCTTGAGGCCTGGTCGGTTTGACCGTCAAATTACTATTGATAAACCAGACATCAAAGGTCGTAACCagatttttcaaatatatCTGAACAAGCTCAAGTTGGATTTGGAACCATCATATTACTCAGAGAGACTTGCTGCTCTCACTCCTGGATTTGCTGGAGCAGACATAGCAAATGTCTGCAACGAAGCTGCCTTGATTGCTGCAAGGAATGAGAGCCCAAAGATCACCATGAAACATTTTGAGGCAGCTATAGACAGGGTGATAGGTGGTctagagaagaagaacaag GTAGTAAGCAAGCTGGAAAGACGGACTGTTGCTTACCATGAATCTGGTCATGCTGTTGCTGGTTGGTTCCTGGAACATGCAGAACCTTTGCTTAAAGTAACTATTGTTCCGCGTGGTACTGCAGCACTGGGGTTTGCTCAGTATGTTCCCAATGAAAATCTTCTTATGACCAAAGAGCAGCTCTTTGACATGACATGCATGACCCTTGGTGGTCGAGCTGCTGAGCAG GTATTGTTGGGGAAGATTTCTACTGGAGCACAGAATGACTTGGagaaagtgaccaaaatgacTTATGCCCAAGTTGCAGTGTATGGCTTCAGCGACAAGGTGggtcttctttcttttcctcaaAGGGATGATGCATTTGAGATGGCCAAGCCCTACAGCAGCAAGACCGGTGCAATAATCGACAGTGAAGTTAGAGAATGGGTGGCCAAAGCATATG CCCATTCAACCAGATGTTGTGCCTGCATAGTTGATTGA